A stretch of Plasmodium gaboni strain SY75 chromosome Unknown, whole genome shotgun sequence DNA encodes these proteins:
- a CDS encoding putative exported protein (Plasmodium exported protein, unknown function): GRQQNLLRNKLDNDPITKKLIERGFLKTNITEKKEIKIQEKQKEEQEEVLEYEEIEVDEDEEVEYVEIEVDEDEEVEYELVEIEVDDNEEVEYEVVEVEVDDDEEVEYSEDELYEDEEEKIEEKKESKQLKMESIEKKPLEIKTTQKYPFATHAQKKIDSLKKNEIKSYDLFKKNMVKPEDNLRKEERKPYDPFKKDMIKPEVNLRKDESKPYDPLKRDVTQTRDNLRRDESKPYDPLKRDVTQTRDNLRKDERKPYDPLKRDVTQMQDNLRKDERKPYDPLKRDVTQMQDNLRKDERKPYDPLKRDVTQRQGNLKSEEIIIQDTLKADVIKAQDILKRHEKMVQDAFKEDSIKPQDTLRRDKIIIEDSFKREERKSPNTLKRDEIIVQDNLGRDKIIVQDPLKKEEVKPTDLLKKDESKPKEPLKRDEEQKEGLNQLDKIKINSVEDKFKIQIPHIKSKFIESTIKDILKAEYEDADEDLTRKYRMIELMNLYFDEMDKFHQSDIYTVIDKYSKQKEYSSIMKPMFKDFMETHRISSILSKTMLVPFGLIVVLIITIGIVASTIVTAASGIGTAIYLIAGACAFISLAFPGLLFVRDKRINAFKNKYFKIKGIKYITKAVRNTNKSQNKGGKKRNIKNSTVFKSIQQTVKEKIDTVNVVGKVPQKNITSKTPQKNTQNVQNKHQQNAQNKTYQSNAQNKTYQPNAQNKLPQQNAQNKSPQQNAQNKSPQQNAQNKAPQQNSQNKPQQNIQNKPSQQNIQNKPSQKNIQNKNPVQNTVNKSPVKNIYSKYSGKDLNQMNRPNPNRHVVQPLR, translated from the coding sequence AGGAAGACAACAAAATTTGTTACGTAATAAACTAGATAATGATCctataacaaaaaaattgatAGAAAGAGgatttttaaaaacaaacaTAACAGAAAAGaaggaaataaaaattcaagaaaaacaaaaggAAGAACAAGAGGAAGTTTTAGAATATGAAGAAATTGAAGTTGATGAGGATGAAGAAGTGGAATATGTAGAAATTGAAGTAGATGAAGATGAAGAAGTAGAATATGAATTAGTTGAAATTGAGGTGGATGATAATGAAGAAGTAGAATATGAAGTAGTTGAAGTTGAGGTagatgatgatgaagagGTAGAATATTCAGAAGATGAATTATATgaagatgaagaagaaaaaatagaagaaaaaaaagaaagtaAACAACTAAAAATGGAATCCATAGAAAAGAAACCATTAGAAATTAAAACAACTCAAAAATATCCATTCGCAACACATGCACAAAAGAAAATAGActcattaaaaaaaaatgaaataaaatcTTATGatctttttaaaaagaatatgGTTAAACCAGAAGATAATTTAAGAAAAGAAGAAAGAAAACCATATGATCCTTTTAAAAAGGATATGATTAAACCAGAGGTTAATTTAAGGAAAGACGAAAGTAAACCATATGATCCCTTAAAAAGAGATGTAACACAAACACGAGATAATTTAAGAAGAGACGAAAGTAAACCATATGATCCTTTAAAAAGAGATGTAACACAAACACGAGATAATTTAAGAAAAGACGAAAGAAAACCATATGATCCTTTAAAAAGAGATGTAACACAAATGCAAGATAATTTAAGAAAAGACGAAAGAAAACCATATGATCCTTTAAAAAGAGATGTAACACAAATGCAAGATAATTTAAGAAAAGACGAAAGAAAACCATACGATCCTTTAAAAAGAGATGTAACACAAAGGCAAGGTAATTTAAAAAGtgaagaaataataatacaagATACACTTAAAGCAGATGTTATAAAAGCACaagatattttaaaaaggCACGAAAAAATGGTACAAGATGCATTTAAAGAAGATTCTATAAAACCACAAGATACTTTAAGACGagataaaataataatagaaGATTCTTTTAAAAGAGAAGAAAGAAAATCTCCAAATACATTAAAAAGGGATGAAATAATAGTACAAGATAATTTGGGGAGAGATAAAATAATAGTACAAGAtcctttaaaaaaagaggAAGTAAAACCAACAGAtttgttaaaaaaagaCGAATCAAAACCTAAAGAACCTTTAAAACGAGATGAAGAACAAAAGGAAGGTTTAAACCAAttagataaaataaaaattaatagTGTTGAAGATAAATTCAAAATACAAATTCCTCATATAAAGTCAAAATTTATTGAAAGTACaataaaagatattttGAAAGCAGAATATGAAGATGCAGATGAAGATTTAACAAGAAAATATAGAATGATAGAACTtatgaatttatattttgatgAAATGGATAAGTTTCATCAAAGTGATATATATACAGTTATTGATAAATATAGTAAACAAAAAGAATATAGTTCTATTATGAAACCTATGTTTAAGGATTTTATGGAAACACACCGTATAAGTTCTATATTAAGTAAAACTATGTTGGTACCATTTGGATTAATTGTCGTCCTTATTATAACTATTGGAATAGTGGCTAGTACCATTGTAACTGCGGCATCTGGAATTGGTACAGCTATCTATCTAATAGCTGGAGCATGTGCATTTATTTCATTGGCATTTCCAggtttattatttgtaagGGATAAAAGGATCAATGCatttaaaaacaaatattttaaaattaaaggtataaaatatataacgAAGGCTGTTAGGAATACAAATAAATCTCAAAATAAGGGAGGgaaaaaaaggaatataaaaaatagCACTGTGTTTAAATCAATTCAACAAACAGTGAAAGAGAAAATCGATACAGTAAATGTAGTAGGAAAAGTACctcaaaaaaatattacaagTAAAACACCACAGAAAAATACACAAAATGTACAAAATAAACATCAACAAAATGCACAAAACAAAACATATCAATCAAATGCACAAAACAAAACATATCAACCAAATGCGCAAAATAAACTACCTCAACAAAATGCGCAAAATAAATCACCTCAACAAAATGCGCAAAATAAATCACCTCAACAAAATGCACAAAATAAAGCACCGCAACAAAATTCGCAAAACAAACCTCaacaaaatatacaaaataaacCATCTCAGcaaaatatacaaaataaacCATCTCagaaaaatatacaaaataaaaaccCAGTAC